The Lodderomyces elongisporus chromosome 6, complete sequence region aaagaaagaaagaaaggaacaggaaaagggaaagggaaagacAAAGATAAGTGTATATAAACTCGTTCTTTTCTCACATTAAACCgctcttttttaaattttgttGTATAATCATATCAGCAACTGCACTGAGAACAAACTTCATTGAGTTGGTGTCAGTTGCACACGTGCGATGAATATAAACGGGTTCATTAGTCCGATTCATTTTCATAAAATTCGtttcaaaaaactttataGCTTCGTTAACGTCATCACTTTTACCAGTATAGTCAGGAAAGTACTTTTTCAATGGGTTTCGTTTAATCTTCTCTTCAAATAAATCGATtttattcaaaaacaagatgaaAGGCGTGTTTGCAAACCATTTCGAGTTGCACAATTGatcaaacaaaataatgGATTCGTGCATACGATTGACTTTCTCATCCTCAAATAGCATTTGATCATACTCGCTAATTGcaagaacaaacaacactGCGGTAATATCATCAAAGCAGTGTATccattttttcctttcacTACGTTGGCCACCAGCATCAAGAACTTTAAATGGGAACGACTTAATCGTGAAGTTAGTTTCTGTTATTCCCGTCGTTTTGATACGGCCCTTTAAAATATCCATATCGGAACAAACATAATAAGGATCAGCAAATTTGGACACATTGTTGAAGTAGTACTCAGCACTGCTTTCAAACTGAAATTCATTAGATCTCTCAAAACATTTTTTAATCCCTGAATCTTGAGTCCATAGCTTCTGAATCGCCTCGACAATATCCCTCTTTGAGTACCTCAACCTACTTACTGGAGAGTTGGCCAAAACTCCGTGCATTGTTTCCGCATCTACGAAATCTTTTTCCTCGGTGACTTCTTTACCATCTCCCAAGAACTCGACTACTCCAGTACTATTCAATTTCCTCTTGGCTTTTGATTTCTCGTCATATTTCAAAATGTAATCACTTAGAAACTCATTACCCCCAGCAACACCCGTATCAATCTGTGTTAATGCATCACTACGCAAGACACACTGCTTATACGGAATCAACTCACTACCTTCTTTGTCACAATCCAAAGGGATCTTTAACTTTCTAGCCTGGATAATTAAAATCTTCATTTGCTGAATCACATCGCACCAAATAACATGTGAATATTGCATTCTTTCCTGTTGTGTAAACCCGCCCTTGTGTAAAACTTTCAATTGTTTTAACACAGTCGACTTGCCGGATTCACCAGCCCCGAGTAATAGTAGCTTGATGCCATTTTTAGAATGAGCTTTACTCAAATGAAGTGAATGGTTGATAGCATCATTGAGTTGTTTATCTTGAAGAAACGGATCCGACTCTTCATCAATCAATGTACTTACTCGGCAGCCCATACTAATACACCAATCTAGAGTTCTTTAAGCAAagtatgtttttttttggtttcgaATAAATAACGTTTGACTCGATTGAAATGATCTACTTGTTGTTCAAACCCACGATCTATGCAGTTACTTTTTAAACGAAAGAACGAAAGAACT contains the following coding sequences:
- the CAG1 gene encoding Guanine nucleotide-binding protein subunit alpha, translated to MGCRVSTLIDEESDPFLQDKQLNDAINHSLHLSKAHSKNGIKLLLLGAGESGKSTVLKQLKVLHKGGFTQQERMQYSHVIWCDVIQQMKILIIQARKLKIPLDCDKEGSELIPYKQCVLRSDALTQIDTGVAGGNEFLSDYILKYDEKSKAKRKLNSTGVVEFLGDGKEVTEEKDFVDAETMHGVLANSPVSRLRYSKRDIVEAIQKLWTQDSGIKKCFERSNEFQFESSAEYYFNNVSKFADPYYVCSDMDILKGRIKTTGITETNFTIKSFPFKVLDAGGQRSERKKWIHCFDDITAVLFVLAISEYDQMLFEDEKVNRMHESIILFDQLCNSKWFANTPFILFLNKIDLFEEKIKRNPLKKYFPDYTGKSDDVNEAIKFFETNFMKMNRTNEPVYIHRTCATDTNSMKFVLSAVADMIIQQNLKKSGLM